The proteins below are encoded in one region of Alistipes communis:
- a CDS encoding sensor histidine kinase, with the protein MNIKTKEASSLLVAVLAAAIVALATALAHVAWWVVLCVAVGTFLIVALFALFVIRKYVAYKLKPIYSIVFSRNVHTHEILDELKDKHVESISEELSAWAETSDMEIARLKETEKFRKEYLGNVAHELKTPIFNIQGYISTLLDGGLEDELINRKYLERTEKSIDRLINIVNDLDTISKLESDMTRLKMEPFDVVALTKEIADQLEMKAGERHIKLLVKGAEDLPSPFWVLADKHYVGQVMVNLLTNSICYGREGGQTRVRFRDMLDKILIEVEDSGVGIAKEDIPRVFERFYRTDKGRSREHGGTGLGLAIVKHIVEAHGEHITLRSEVGVGSTFSFTLKKADPNEIK; encoded by the coding sequence ATGAACATCAAGACGAAAGAGGCCTCCTCGCTGTTGGTTGCGGTGCTGGCGGCGGCGATCGTCGCTCTGGCGACGGCATTGGCCCATGTGGCGTGGTGGGTCGTTTTGTGCGTGGCGGTCGGGACGTTCCTGATCGTGGCGCTGTTCGCCCTCTTTGTGATCCGTAAATATGTGGCTTACAAGCTAAAACCGATCTATTCGATCGTCTTTTCGCGCAACGTGCATACGCACGAGATTCTCGACGAGTTGAAGGACAAGCACGTGGAGAGCATCTCCGAAGAGTTGTCGGCATGGGCCGAGACCAGCGACATGGAGATCGCCCGCCTGAAAGAGACGGAGAAGTTCCGCAAGGAGTATCTCGGCAATGTGGCGCATGAATTGAAAACCCCGATTTTCAATATTCAGGGGTATATTTCGACGCTGCTCGACGGCGGACTGGAAGACGAACTCATCAACCGCAAGTATCTCGAACGCACGGAAAAGAGCATCGACCGGCTGATCAATATCGTCAACGACCTCGACACGATCTCCAAACTCGAAAGCGACATGACGCGGCTCAAAATGGAGCCGTTCGACGTCGTGGCGCTCACGAAGGAGATCGCCGACCAGTTGGAGATGAAGGCCGGCGAGCGGCACATCAAACTGCTGGTGAAGGGGGCCGAAGATCTGCCGTCGCCCTTCTGGGTCTTGGCCGACAAGCACTATGTAGGGCAGGTGATGGTCAACCTGCTGACCAACTCGATCTGCTACGGCCGCGAGGGCGGCCAGACGCGCGTGCGTTTCCGCGACATGCTCGACAAGATCCTGATCGAGGTCGAGGACTCGGGCGTCGGCATCGCCAAGGAGGATATCCCGCGTGTCTTCGAACGGTTCTACCGCACCGACAAGGGGCGGTCGCGCGAACACGGCGGCACGGGGCTGGGGCTGGCGATCGTCAAACATATCGTCGAAGCGCACGGCGAGCATATCACGCTGCGCAGCGAAGTGGGCGTGGGCAGTACCTTCTCCTTCACGCTCAAGAAGGCGGACCCGAACGAAATCAAGTAA
- the dnaG gene encoding DNA primase, translated as MGLIDRATVDRIYAAADIVEIIGDYVTLKRKGVNYQACCPFHNEKTPSFVVSPSKGVFKCFGCGKAGNAVTFVMEHEGISYPEALKAVAKRYGIEVQERELTEEDIRRNDNRESMFALNGWAYDYFADYLRKSSEGQSVGMSYFRQKRGFTEATIQKFGLGYCSAKGDAMTSAALAAGYKEEFLLSTGLSIRRERDGHLFDRFHDRVIFPVHNISGRIVAFGGRILGTNKNVGKYQNSPESEIYSKKRELYGLYFAKKAIQQQDYAIMVEGYTDVISMHQAGVENVVSSSGTSLTTDQIRLLNRFTKNITVIYDGDSAGIHASIRGIDMILAEGMNVRVVLLPEPEDPDSFARAHTAAEVQEYIKANEVDFITFKAQLLMKDAQNDPIKRAALIGDMVQSITQIPDSIQRSVYVKECARLMDIDERVLVEEVARKRVVQTGGGREASDFIRRQQMRQRSEEQAAVPEPQVDFTKGVAAGSATQELEKELLKYLLKYGHRNFDFKEGRDVIQMNVADVILSTLDAQELHFQTEVYRKMLDTYREQRAELGEGVEVPAHLFINHPDPAVCNAAVDILTSDDNYVPSKLWKQKEVHVESVEEILAQGVPKAVILYKSNAIKKLIDEQMQRLASGQLTEEEELEATTLINTLNCEKTNISHKVQRTIL; from the coding sequence ATGGGACTCATCGACCGCGCCACCGTAGACCGCATCTATGCGGCAGCCGATATCGTCGAAATCATCGGCGATTACGTCACGCTCAAACGCAAGGGTGTGAACTATCAGGCGTGCTGTCCCTTCCACAACGAAAAGACTCCCTCGTTCGTCGTATCGCCTTCGAAAGGTGTTTTCAAGTGCTTCGGCTGCGGCAAGGCGGGCAACGCCGTTACCTTCGTCATGGAGCACGAGGGCATCTCTTACCCCGAAGCGCTCAAAGCCGTGGCCAAGCGCTACGGCATCGAGGTGCAGGAGCGGGAGCTCACCGAGGAGGATATCCGCCGCAACGACAACCGCGAATCGATGTTCGCCCTCAACGGCTGGGCCTATGACTATTTCGCCGACTACCTGCGTAAGTCGTCGGAGGGGCAAAGCGTCGGCATGAGCTATTTCCGGCAGAAGCGCGGGTTTACGGAGGCCACGATCCAGAAGTTCGGATTGGGCTATTGTTCGGCCAAGGGCGATGCGATGACGAGCGCCGCCCTGGCTGCCGGATACAAGGAGGAGTTTCTCCTCTCGACCGGACTGTCGATCAGACGTGAACGCGACGGGCATTTGTTCGACCGCTTCCACGATCGGGTGATCTTCCCCGTGCACAACATTTCGGGGCGGATCGTCGCCTTCGGCGGCCGCATTCTGGGAACGAACAAGAATGTCGGCAAGTACCAGAACTCCCCCGAGAGCGAGATATACAGCAAGAAGCGCGAGCTCTACGGCCTCTATTTCGCCAAGAAGGCGATCCAGCAGCAGGACTATGCGATCATGGTCGAGGGGTATACCGACGTGATCTCGATGCATCAGGCCGGTGTGGAGAATGTCGTGTCGTCGTCGGGTACATCGCTCACGACCGATCAGATCCGGCTGCTGAACCGCTTCACGAAGAACATCACCGTCATCTACGACGGCGATTCGGCGGGTATCCACGCCTCGATCCGCGGAATCGACATGATCCTGGCCGAGGGGATGAACGTGCGCGTGGTGCTGTTGCCCGAACCCGAAGACCCCGACTCCTTCGCGCGCGCGCACACGGCTGCCGAGGTGCAGGAGTACATCAAGGCCAACGAGGTCGATTTCATCACCTTCAAGGCGCAGCTGCTGATGAAGGACGCTCAGAACGACCCGATCAAGCGGGCGGCGCTCATCGGCGACATGGTGCAGTCGATTACGCAGATTCCCGATTCGATCCAGCGTTCGGTCTATGTCAAGGAGTGCGCGCGGCTGATGGACATCGACGAGCGGGTGCTCGTCGAGGAGGTGGCGCGCAAGCGCGTCGTCCAGACGGGTGGCGGCCGCGAGGCTTCGGATTTCATCCGCCGTCAGCAGATGCGGCAGCGGAGCGAGGAGCAGGCCGCCGTGCCGGAGCCGCAGGTCGATTTCACGAAGGGCGTCGCGGCCGGCAGCGCCACGCAGGAGTTGGAGAAGGAACTGTTGAAATACCTGCTCAAATACGGCCACCGTAATTTCGACTTCAAGGAGGGGCGCGACGTCATCCAGATGAATGTCGCCGACGTGATCCTGTCGACGCTCGATGCGCAGGAACTCCATTTCCAGACCGAGGTCTACCGGAAGATGCTGGATACCTACCGCGAGCAGCGCGCCGAACTGGGCGAAGGGGTGGAGGTGCCGGCGCATCTGTTCATCAATCACCCCGATCCCGCGGTCTGCAATGCGGCGGTCGACATCCTTACGTCGGACGACAACTACGTGCCGAGTAAGCTCTGGAAGCAGAAGGAGGTTCATGTCGAGAGCGTCGAGGAGATTCTCGCGCAGGGTGTGCCGAAGGCGGTGATCCTCTACAAGTCGAACGCGATCAAGAAACTGATCGACGAGCAGATGCAGCGTTTGGCTTCGGGGCAACTTACCGAGGAGGAGGAGTTGGAGGCGACGACTCTCATCAATACGCTCAACTGCGAGAAAACCAATATTTCGCACAAGGTGCAGCGGACGATTCTCTGA
- the uvrB gene encoding excinuclease ABC subunit UvrB: MDFKLVSEYKPTGDQPEAIAQLVDSIRRGSKHNTLLGVTGSGKTFTAANVIAQINKPTLVLSHNKTLAAQLYGEFKNFFPENAVEYFVSYYDYYQPEAYLPATDTFIEKDLSINDEIEKMRLQTCATLLSGRRDVIVVSSVSCLYGSGNPEDFHATAVSFKVGDIVSYKQFLYKLVEALYTRTERDLLPATFRVNGDTVDIMAAFGEFGSQCYRVMFYDNEIEAIWIVDPATGARIQTIDTLTIYPARLFVTTKERINAAVQQIYLDLGKQIEFFEREGRTMEAQRIKQRVEYDLEMIKELGYCPGIENYSRYLDGRAAGTRPFCLLDYFPKDYLLLIDESHVTLPQVHGMFGGDRARKENLVEYGFRLPAAKDNRPLRFEEFEQMMGTTVYISATPADYELMKSEGVVVEQLIRPTGLVDPPLEVRVTENQIDDLLEEIDKRVRVEDKVLITTITKRMAEELSKYFDRIGVRNRYIHSDIDTLERIQILEDLRAGMFDVLIGVNLLREGLDLPEVGLVAILDADKEGFLRNVRSITQIAGRAARHANGNVILYADHCTDSMRYAIVESNRRREKQVRYNLEHEMLPRQAQRSGTGQSTLLASQGEKIQEATPAFYLPAEDHYMQAADVQGTYVAGENLDTLIAKAKEDMERAAKSLDFLAAAKYRDRMYELQKLREENRNR; this comes from the coding sequence ATGGATTTCAAACTCGTCTCGGAATACAAGCCCACGGGCGACCAGCCCGAAGCGATCGCGCAGCTCGTCGATTCGATCCGCCGCGGATCGAAACACAACACGCTGCTGGGCGTGACGGGTTCGGGCAAGACCTTCACGGCCGCCAACGTCATCGCCCAGATCAACAAACCGACTCTCGTATTGAGCCATAACAAGACCCTCGCGGCGCAGCTCTACGGAGAGTTCAAGAATTTCTTTCCCGAAAACGCAGTCGAATATTTCGTCTCCTACTACGACTACTACCAGCCGGAGGCCTACCTGCCGGCCACGGATACCTTCATCGAAAAAGACCTGTCGATCAACGACGAGATCGAAAAGATGCGTCTGCAAACCTGCGCGACGCTCCTTTCGGGCCGCCGGGACGTGATCGTCGTCTCGTCCGTCTCGTGCCTCTACGGCAGCGGCAACCCCGAAGACTTCCATGCGACGGCCGTCTCGTTCAAGGTCGGCGACATCGTCAGCTACAAGCAGTTCCTCTACAAACTGGTCGAAGCGCTCTACACCCGCACCGAACGCGACCTGCTGCCCGCGACGTTCCGCGTCAACGGCGACACGGTGGACATCATGGCCGCCTTCGGCGAATTCGGCAGCCAGTGCTACCGCGTGATGTTCTACGACAACGAAATCGAAGCGATCTGGATCGTCGATCCCGCGACGGGCGCCCGCATCCAGACGATCGACACGCTGACGATCTACCCCGCACGTCTCTTCGTCACCACGAAGGAGCGTATCAACGCTGCCGTACAGCAGATCTACCTCGATCTGGGCAAGCAGATCGAGTTCTTCGAACGCGAAGGGAGGACGATGGAAGCGCAGCGCATCAAGCAGCGGGTGGAATACGATTTGGAGATGATCAAGGAGCTGGGCTACTGTCCCGGCATCGAGAACTACTCGCGCTACCTCGACGGGCGCGCCGCCGGAACGCGCCCCTTCTGCCTGCTCGACTACTTCCCGAAGGACTATCTGCTGCTCATCGACGAGAGCCACGTGACGCTGCCGCAGGTACACGGCATGTTCGGCGGAGACCGGGCCCGCAAGGAAAATCTCGTGGAGTACGGATTCCGTCTGCCGGCGGCGAAGGACAACCGCCCGCTGCGCTTCGAGGAGTTCGAGCAGATGATGGGCACGACGGTCTACATCAGCGCCACACCCGCCGACTACGAGCTCATGAAGAGCGAAGGCGTGGTGGTCGAGCAGCTGATCCGCCCCACGGGGCTGGTCGATCCGCCGCTCGAAGTGCGCGTCACGGAGAACCAGATCGACGACCTGCTCGAAGAGATCGACAAGCGGGTGCGCGTCGAGGACAAGGTGCTCATCACCACCATCACCAAACGCATGGCCGAGGAGCTGTCGAAATATTTCGACCGCATCGGCGTGCGCAACCGCTACATCCATTCGGACATCGACACGCTGGAACGTATCCAGATCCTCGAAGACCTGCGCGCCGGCATGTTCGACGTGCTGATCGGCGTCAACCTGCTGCGCGAAGGGCTGGACCTGCCGGAGGTGGGGCTCGTCGCCATTCTCGACGCCGACAAGGAGGGGTTCCTGCGCAACGTGCGGTCAATCACCCAGATCGCGGGACGCGCCGCACGCCACGCCAACGGCAATGTGATCCTCTACGCCGACCACTGCACCGACTCGATGCGCTACGCCATCGTCGAGAGCAACCGCCGCCGCGAAAAGCAGGTACGCTACAACCTCGAACACGAGATGCTGCCGCGGCAGGCGCAGCGCAGCGGCACGGGACAGAGCACGCTGCTGGCTTCCCAGGGCGAAAAGATCCAGGAGGCGACGCCAGCCTTCTACCTGCCGGCGGAGGATCACTACATGCAGGCCGCCGACGTACAGGGAACCTACGTGGCAGGCGAAAACCTCGACACGCTGATCGCAAAGGCGAAGGAGGATATGGAACGAGCCGCCAAATCGCTCGATTTCCTCGCCGCAGCGAAGTACCGCGACCGCATGTACGAGTTGCAGAAACTGCGCGAGGAGAACCGCAACCGCTGA
- the lgt gene encoding prolipoprotein diacylglyceryl transferase, with amino-acid sequence MVFNPLYIVWNFNPVLFSVGGLDIRYYGLMWALAILVGAKFFDNFCKREGLPSSVSESIFIYGTLATIIGSRLGHCLFYEPQHYLAHPLAIITEIRNGGMASHGAAVGLLIGLWLFSRRNKLPYIWSLDRIMIPVAIGGAAVRFGNLFNSEIVGSVTDMSWGFKFVRLYRDLPLDAVPVQHPTQLYEALCYVVTFGVLWWLYYRRDTGVRRPGLLFGVGLIGVFLTRFFIEFIKEDQEAFEQGMLLNMGQLLSIPFILFGIYMIWRALSRPAVEAKPASPGRKTKPARK; translated from the coding sequence ATGGTATTCAATCCGTTGTACATCGTATGGAATTTCAACCCGGTGCTTTTCTCCGTCGGCGGGTTGGATATCCGTTACTATGGGCTGATGTGGGCGCTGGCGATTCTCGTCGGTGCCAAGTTCTTCGATAATTTCTGCAAGCGCGAGGGGCTTCCTTCGTCGGTTTCGGAGTCGATTTTCATTTACGGCACGCTGGCTACGATCATCGGTTCGCGGCTGGGTCACTGCCTTTTTTACGAGCCGCAGCACTATCTTGCGCATCCGCTGGCGATCATCACCGAAATCCGTAACGGCGGTATGGCGAGCCACGGTGCGGCCGTGGGGCTTCTGATCGGGTTGTGGCTCTTTTCGCGCCGGAACAAACTGCCTTACATCTGGTCGCTCGACCGCATCATGATCCCTGTGGCGATCGGCGGTGCGGCGGTGCGTTTCGGCAATCTGTTCAATTCGGAGATCGTCGGCAGTGTGACCGATATGTCGTGGGGCTTCAAGTTCGTGCGTCTCTACCGCGACCTGCCGCTCGACGCGGTTCCCGTGCAGCATCCCACGCAATTGTACGAAGCGTTGTGCTATGTGGTGACGTTCGGGGTGTTGTGGTGGCTCTATTACCGCCGCGACACGGGTGTCCGCCGGCCGGGGTTGTTGTTCGGCGTGGGGCTTATCGGCGTCTTCCTGACACGCTTTTTCATCGAGTTCATCAAGGAGGATCAGGAGGCCTTCGAGCAGGGAATGCTGCTCAACATGGGGCAGTTGTTGAGTATCCCCTTCATCCTTTTCGGAATTTATATGATCTGGCGGGCGTTGTCGCGCCCTGCCGTCGAGGCGAAGCCCGCTTCGCCCGGCCGTAAAACGAAACCTGCGCGGAAATAG
- a CDS encoding riboflavin synthase, with product MFSGIIEQTATVVAVRSERQNKHFILRADFCRELKIDQSIAHNGVCLTVVDLTEDTYTVTAMKETLLRSNLGALQVGDLINVERSMKPDALLDGHIVQGHVDQTAVCTAVEDAEGSWYFTFRYEPQGDNCTVEKGSVAVNGVSLTVCDSRDDGFRVAIIPYTYEHTNFCRIGVGSVVNLEFDIVGKYIARLMRNYMKR from the coding sequence ATGTTTTCCGGAATCATAGAGCAGACGGCGACCGTGGTGGCCGTCCGCAGCGAACGACAGAACAAGCATTTCATCCTGCGCGCCGATTTCTGCCGCGAATTGAAGATCGACCAGAGCATCGCCCACAACGGCGTGTGCCTGACCGTCGTAGACCTTACGGAGGATACCTACACGGTGACGGCCATGAAGGAGACGCTGCTGCGCAGCAACCTGGGGGCGTTGCAGGTCGGCGATCTGATCAACGTCGAGCGGTCGATGAAACCCGATGCGCTGCTCGACGGGCATATCGTGCAGGGGCATGTGGATCAGACGGCCGTCTGCACGGCGGTCGAGGATGCCGAGGGAAGCTGGTATTTCACCTTCCGCTACGAACCCCAGGGCGACAACTGTACGGTCGAGAAGGGTTCAGTGGCCGTCAACGGAGTGAGCCTCACGGTGTGCGATTCGCGCGACGACGGTTTCCGTGTGGCGATCATTCCTTATACCTATGAGCATACCAATTTCTGCCGCATCGGGGTCGGTTCGGTGGTGAATCTCGAATTCGACATCGTGGGCAAGTACATCGCCCGCCTGATGCGCAATTACATGAAGCGTTGA
- a CDS encoding SPOR domain-containing protein, with protein sequence MVAEVNKIIAGELLNHRSVVIPGVGMLYVAHRGARRLSRQKIAAPRNEIDFRPSEEGVSLVELIRRAAGCDEAQAQAVFGRWLAKTREDEVLTLEGIGILRHRAFTSEPAFAAQLNPAGEEVVTLQPRMNRAVVAIAVAAIVVAVAVFGYIEFAPKSVSRFAAQAEKSNVERPKASSGSAEDGVSAAAVATGGERSTEESAAGPDGAAGPDRPAGATASAEIPQAASAQPTVATASTEVPQTTSARPAATPQPASERMQSGWCYVVFGVFSTEENAARCREQLLREAPSLAVGVYPFGAKYMVSLFAAQDRGVCERFAREHRSAWPDLWIYAKK encoded by the coding sequence ATGGTCGCAGAGGTAAATAAGATCATTGCCGGTGAGCTGCTGAATCACCGTTCCGTCGTAATTCCCGGTGTAGGTATGCTCTATGTGGCGCATCGCGGTGCGCGCCGCCTGTCGCGGCAGAAGATCGCGGCGCCCCGCAACGAAATCGATTTCCGCCCGTCGGAAGAGGGCGTTTCGCTCGTGGAATTGATCCGCCGCGCCGCAGGGTGCGACGAAGCGCAGGCGCAGGCCGTTTTCGGGCGTTGGCTGGCTAAGACGCGCGAAGACGAGGTATTGACGCTCGAAGGGATCGGAATCCTGCGCCACCGTGCGTTTACCTCCGAACCGGCGTTCGCCGCGCAACTGAATCCGGCCGGCGAGGAGGTCGTGACCTTGCAGCCCCGTATGAATCGGGCCGTGGTGGCGATCGCCGTTGCTGCGATTGTCGTGGCTGTCGCCGTGTTCGGTTATATCGAGTTCGCCCCGAAATCCGTATCGCGTTTCGCGGCGCAGGCGGAGAAGTCGAACGTCGAGAGGCCGAAAGCTTCTTCCGGATCGGCGGAGGACGGCGTTTCGGCCGCTGCCGTTGCGACGGGGGGCGAACGGAGTACGGAAGAATCGGCGGCCGGACCGGACGGAGCTGCCGGCCCTGACCGGCCGGCCGGCGCCACGGCGTCTGCCGAAATTCCGCAGGCGGCGTCTGCACAACCGACCGTCGCCACGGCATCAACCGAAGTCCCGCAGACGACATCCGCACGACCGGCCGCCACACCGCAGCCTGCCTCCGAACGGATGCAGTCGGGGTGGTGTTACGTGGTTTTCGGTGTATTTTCGACCGAGGAGAACGCTGCGCGGTGCCGCGAGCAGTTGTTGCGCGAGGCGCCGTCGCTGGCTGTCGGGGTCTATCCTTTCGGTGCGAAGTACATGGTCTCGCTCTTCGCCGCGCAGGATCGCGGCGTCTGCGAGCGTTTCGCGCGGGAACACCGTTCGGCGTGGCCCGACTTGTGGATTTACGCGAAAAAATGA
- a CDS encoding GtrA family protein — MSSPASLVTRAVDAFYWCRLEGVVSRQLFRYAFCGGMNLALDAVWYFVIYHFLIGEGRMIDLGFVYMSAPIASLFLVFPITFFTGFWLNRNVAFRASPLGTRTQLLRYALSVAGAILLNYLCMKLFVEVVGIWPTPAKLATSLLSAAYSFLAARYFTFRGAIED; from the coding sequence ATGAGTTCTCCCGCTTCGTTGGTAACCCGTGCTGTCGATGCGTTCTACTGGTGTCGGCTGGAAGGGGTCGTCTCGCGGCAGTTGTTCCGCTACGCCTTTTGCGGCGGGATGAATCTGGCGTTGGATGCGGTGTGGTATTTCGTGATCTATCACTTTCTGATCGGTGAAGGGCGGATGATCGATCTGGGCTTCGTCTACATGTCTGCCCCGATCGCGTCGCTGTTCCTCGTCTTTCCGATTACCTTTTTCACCGGTTTCTGGCTCAATCGCAACGTGGCGTTCCGTGCGTCGCCGCTCGGCACGCGCACGCAACTGCTGCGCTATGCGTTGTCGGTCGCCGGAGCGATCCTGCTCAACTATCTATGCATGAAACTGTTCGTGGAGGTCGTCGGTATCTGGCCTACACCCGCGAAACTCGCGACCTCTCTCCTTTCGGCCGCATACAGTTTTCTTGCAGCACGGTATTTCACCTTTCGCGGGGCGATCGAGGATTGA